Genomic DNA from Betta splendens chromosome 10, fBetSpl5.4, whole genome shotgun sequence:
CTTCCTTTTATTTAGACAACACCCGAAGATACGAGTATCAAATTCTTTAACCGAGCGGCTTCCTCTGTGCTCCGCTGGGTTCATGCCCTGTCACGAGAGGACATGTTTTAGCCATAAAACTTCATAAACGTTATTACGTTGTTATTAACGCGTCTGGAGGTGTTCCCCATTTACATTAGAACACATTCCCCTTCACATTTTACACAGGAACCGTTCTGAAATGAATCGCCACTCAGTCAAACTACCGCCCTGCTAATGTTACTCACCTGTTCAGCTGAGTCCAAACGCTCAGGATTAAAAACGCTGCCTCTGCACACGCTGAACAACGAGCCTCTATCTACGTGGAGCACTTAATGCCGTGTACAAACAGACTTCCATTTACTCAAAACCCAGTGACTGGTCCAGAAGTCTTTACTTCATAGGAGGAACTGAAAGTTCATCTTCATTTCGAGCCAGAGGGCGAAAATGCCTCATGTGGCCACAGACTGACTTCAAAAACCAGGAAGTAATAATGAATTTTTTCCCGGTCCGTTAATTATAAACCAGCGCTGAATCTTACTGGAGCAAGTCACATTTAAAAATGGTGGGAAAATAAACTTTATTTCAATTTAAAGAAAGTCATTCAAAGCAGTCAAGACAGGTAAAATCACATTAATATTTAGTCAGCAACAGGTTCTGGAGGAAGGTCAACAGTGAGCTCCTCCAAGGTTTGAAGAAATGCATTGAGCTCCAAGCAGTCATCTGGAAACAAGAGACAGTGTTAACATAGCAGGGTTGTGATAACGTTTCCCACTGACAAGTTACAATTATATTGGCCAGAGATGGCTTAATGACAGTGACTGAAGCAAGTATTATTTTCAGTTCTCAGCACCAAAAATGAATTAAGAATAAtgagaaacactgaaaccaaaCCTTCCTCtcttaaatatactgtacactttATGCATCCGTTAGGAACTCTATACCTGAACGTCTTGGCATTTTTACAGGAGACAAGCTTGGGAGTGGTGCCAACGGTTCCAGGTCCTCCTCGCACAGATGTGGAGCGTGTGAGGGACGTGCTAGTCCGGGCAGGGCACAGCCACCCAGAAGAACCAAGTCTTCAGGTAGGCTGTACTTCTCAAACTCTGAGCAGAAAAAGAAAGTCAGAACAGGAAAGCATGGGTGATTAGTGTAACAGTGTACAACCTGTGGCATATTGACAGATGAGACCCACATGAAGATTCCATACACAACTTTACCAGGAAAACCATTCCTTTTGACTGGCTCACCTAGTGGGTCATAAGGGATGAACTTCTCAATTTCTGGATATTCCCCCACATGGGTTTGAGGCACACACTTCACTTTGGTTTCCTAGGAAACCAAGGTACAAGTTTTAATATGTACAGCAGAAAACACTACACTGGGCCAGTCCTTTTTGTTCCATGGTCAACCTCGATCTAACCTGTGGCTTTAGACGTTTTTTCTCTTGTGCAAAGACAGCAGGTGTGGAGACCTTTTTGTTGATGGCACCAAAAGCCTTACGACCAGACGCCAGAGGAGTGGCCAAGGTTTTAACAGGCATGGGCGATTTCAGGAGTTTCTCTGATGGGGAAGACAACATGGACGTTTCTACAGACTGTATTTCTGCTTGGGGAAAACAATCAGAGTAGGTGGTTTACATTTAGTACCTGGAGCAGACTTGAGCCGCTGCCTCATCAGGGTAGGCGCATGGAGACAGACGTTTTCTCGCTCTGGAAAGATGATGTTTGCCATTGTATCTGGGAAATATGACAACACTGGCTAATCAGACGCACCATAAAGCACATTTAGGACACAGAAAAGAGCAAGAGTACCACGCATCAAGCAAGCTAATGTTAACGTTTACCCCCGTTATggtggctaacgttagcctacCGATAACGTAAGTGAGTAAGGTTAGTGTCAGCCTACCAAAGCATGCGGTTAGAGCTTATAGAAGCACACATCATAAGTAGACCCAGTGTATTGCAGTTTGACAAGCTACCAAAAAGCCCAACGTTAGCTAACacagttagctagctagctagctaacacaGTCCGTCTCTCTTAAACGAGTTACATTATAGCCCAACTTACCAACGTCTCAGCTGgttcacacaaacaacaggagcTAACATGAAGGTAACTGTTGCATTTGAGAATATTTGTAACGTTACCTTGCTTTGGAAACAGGCGTAACAGCTCCTGTTCTCGTACAGAATGTTTACGTATGACGTTGTGATGCCCGGCTCCTTTTTAAATTCGCTGCCTTCGTCCCATTGGTCGCCGAAATTCAGACGACATAAATAGTCGTCTCTCAAAAATATAGAATACTAACTAATCAGTTAATAATCTCTCATAAATTATAATAACAGAAGCAAAGACAAAACGATGCAACCTAACCTATCTACACTATAGTACACTATAGAATCTAATTGAATCTTTGTCAGTTTGTGATATATTTTTATTCCAGGTGTTTTATTCACATTATTAAACCTTTTCTTTGGTTAttcattgtttgctttttttcttgtttttttttcatcagatAATGTTTTATAAAACTTAATATTTTCTAATATTTGGTCAAGTCTATATATCTGGCTCTATCTTGCCTCCTGCTGGTTGGTAGGAGAGTTGAAAGGCTGCACAGTAGGTTTTGTGAGATTTTGCAACCAAAatctttaaatgaaaaaaaaataatttcttaatttagtttatttcatAGTGACAAATAGAAATGTGTCAAATTTAATTTAGAATTTAAACACATAAAAAGGATTATTCATTCACAGCAAAATGGTGCAGAAATGCGCCGCTTGACAACTAATAGTTGTTGTACAGTTCACTGATTTTGTTCCACTATTCTCAGCAGACGAAACCACCATGACAGTCTGCGGGGGAGTCCAGAGGAAAAAGCTTacctaaaaaaatattatttgaagTAAAGCAGCCTCGAGAACCATCAGACATTGTATTAAAATTAATCGTAGTTATAGATATTCGTCAAACAGCCGTCTATGCCGGTAAAGTAGCCGGAACGTGAGTTGAGAATCACCAAACGCCCTGTTGTGACGTGGTACAGTCCAGTAGGCCACCGTTCGGCGTAACCTCAACGGCCGCTTTGGAGTCGTTTGCTAAGCTCAAGCAGGAGCAGCGCGTTCATCTGGCTAGCAGCTACCGCCATGGCGTCAACCGAGATAGCGAGGCAAGCGGTGAGTAGCAGCCTCGGGATGATATTAGCGCGTGTATGTTGGAAGTAGCGCAGCCCGTATTATAGCACACAGGATGTCACGGGCAGGAGACGCTTCTCAGCATCCGATATCCGGGGCTTCATTCGGTGTAGAATTCAATGTAACTTGATATAGCAAAACTagacatatacacatataaatCTGATTATGCATTATAAACGAAATGAATTAAGTGAAGGCCATGGAGTGTTTAGACGAAGCTCTCCGTCAGGACATTTACCGTCCTGTATTTCCATTTCTCTCCAGCTAGCTAACACCTGCACACTTCCTGTGCCTGGATCGTTAAGTGTCGTTAGCTAACACGTTCCCCCACGACGCGGTGCTTCACGAAACCAAGTGTCCTAAATAATGCGCTCGCCGCTGACGTTCCAACGCCGAGGCGCGACGTTGCCGTCGGTAGGCCATTCATTCTGACCACCCCCGTCCGCTCCGGTGCTCATTTCCGTTACGTTGCTCCACGCGAGTCCCGTTAACTTCACTCGGGCGTTGTCTGATTTGCAAAGAAAAGCCCCGAACCTCGCTGCTCCCAAGCTTTTCAGACCTACACTTTGAAAAGCGTGCGAAAAGTTTGGCCTTTTTTCTGCCTGGGGCGGAAAGGAAGCCACTTGACCACGGGGGAGTGCTCGGAATAGGCAGCTTTTCCAGCTTGATATCCCTTTGTGGCCCATTGAATGAAAACCCGCAATGTGTAACTTGGCCGTCTTAAAATGCAGGGATGGCTTCAGGAATGTTGCACTTGCAACTGAAGAGGGCCGAGTGTTTGTCCTTCACATTAGCCCCAGTTTTCCAAGTGCTCCTTCAGCTGTTTAAACCCAACTATCCAAATAATCCACAACTGTTCAGGACCATCAACATGTCTGGTTGTTTTAAATGGAATGTTTTTTCTTGCAAAGCCGTCGCCGCATTGCACAGCAACACTGTTAGGTCAGGCCGCATAATGGTCACTTGCACAAAATGTGGCTGTTTTTGCCGTATAATCTAAATTCTTTGCTCTCCTGCACCTCGTAATGTAGACAGAGCCTCCGAAACGAGATTTGCAGAGATGGAGATGCTCGCAGCCACCTACACGCCCACACACGTGTAACACCACCGCATTTACACACAAGTGTTAAGTGTCATTCTGCTGTGCTGTGCACAAATAGTGAAATAGTGAAGTGAATAGGAAGTCCAGCTGGCTGAAATGGACAGTTTAAGGGTATAAGTATGTAGATATGGAGTTTTGACTCTGAGTCTGAATGAACACAGCTGCCTCTCCATATATGTACATGGTGGTTTTGAACTGTCTCGACCGTGGAAGAAAGTAAGAAAgcaaaggaaacaggaagcgaTTTGCACTGCACCTTATTTCAGTCCTCAACACAAGTTTAAATGGGTAAACGAGCTTGGAATGGGCTCTAGTTTGATTCAAGGTTTTCACcaacagaataaaaatgatCTACTGTGTTGGATCATGTGCAAGACTATGTGCCTGAATAATGCAAATCGTCCAACACTAGATGTTAATTCCTCTTATTTCCAGGGTGAAGGTGCCCGTGCTGTTCCTCTGTCAGGCCATGTTGGCTTTGACAGTATGCCTGACCAGCTGGTCAACAAGTCTGTAAACCACGGCTTCTGCT
This window encodes:
- the pttg1 gene encoding securin, whose protein sequence is MANIIFPERENVCLHAPTLMRQRLKSAPEKLLKSPMPVKTLATPLASGRKAFGAINKKVSTPAVFAQEKKRLKPQETKVKCVPQTHVGEYPEIEKFIPYDPLEFEKYSLPEDLVLLGGCALPGLARPSHAPHLCEEDLEPLAPLPSLSPVKMPRRSDDCLELNAFLQTLEELTVDLPPEPVAD